DNA sequence from the Oxalobacteraceae sp. CFBP 8761 genome:
GCAGGAGGACAAGCAGGAAATCGTCAACCTGATCATGGCGGGCATCGATCCGGATACCGCAATGAAGCGGGTGCAGGTCGCCAGGACCGAATTTGGCGAAGCAGCGTAATACGGCGTCAATTCAACGCGGTTGTCTGTCGGACGTTGACGGCGCCGCCCTGACGCCGGCTGGCGCTTGCTCAGTGCGCGTCAGGGCGCCGCTGCGGTCCAGCACATAATGATCCAGATCGCGCGCCAGGATCAGATTGCCGTTGTACTGCGCGCGTGCCTCATCCTCCAGCAGCGACATCGGCAGCGCGCCACGGTCCTGATAGCGCGGACTGAAATGCGTCAGCACCAGGTTGCGCACGCCTGCATCTTCGGCAAAGCGCGCCACCCGCATTGCTGAACTATGTTGCGGGCCCGGCCCGATCTTTTGCAGCACGTCTTCGGTGTAGGTCGCCTCGTGCACCAGCACGTCCGCGCCATGCGCTGCGGTGGCCAGCAGCTCTGGCCGATCGTTGTCGCCGGCGACGACGATACGTCGCGCCCTGCGTGGCGGCAGCAGATAGTCAGTCGCCTTGATGAAGCGTCCATCGGCCAGCGTCACGTCGCGCCCTTTCTGGAGATCGCCCCACAATGGCGACGCCGGCACGGCATCCGCACGTAATTTCTCCGTGTCCAGATGGTGCGCCATTGCGGCCTCCGTGAATCCATAGGCCCAGCAGGGAAGGCCGTGTGACAACGCCGTTGCATCCACCGCCAGCTCGGGCATGAGCGGTGCATCCGCCAGGTCACCAGCCAGGTCGCTAGGTGTCAGCCAGACGAGCGGGAAGGGTAGACTCAGCTGGCTCGCCACCATGATGGCTTCGATCATGCCGCGCAGCGGCGGCGGCCCGACGACCGTCAGGGCGTCGCTGCGGCCCGCCATCGCGGCGCTGGCGAGCAGCCCCGGCAGGCCGTAGCAATGGTCGCCGTGCAGGTGGGTGATGAACACGGCGCGCAGGCTCATGACGGACAGGGGCGTGCGCAGGATGCGGTGCTGCGTGCCTTCAGCGCAGTCGATCAGGACCCACTGCCTGGCGCCGCGCAGGCGCAGCGCCAGGCCCGACATATTGCGTTGCCGGGTCGGCGTGCCGGCCGACGTACCCAGGACGATGATTTCCATAAGCGGTTCCCGTGAAGTGACGTTGCCATTATCCGTCACGCCAACGCAAACGGTCAGAAGCTCATTCGCGGGTGCCAGCAGGCGGTGTCGATGCCGCGACAGGCATCATCGGCGCCGCAAACGGCGTCACGCCAAACAGCAGCGAGCGATGCGCACCGACACCGGCCATGGCACCATCGGCCACCGACAGCGCCACCGTGCTGGCGGCGCGCATGGCGTCGCCAGCGGCGAACACCGCTGGGACCGTGGTCTGTCGGCTGTCGTCCGTGCGAATGAATGGCCCCAGCGGCCCTTGTTCGAATGCGCAACCGAGTTGCTCCGCGATCGGGCTGGCCATGTGCACGCGTCCGTAGGTGAACAATCCGCTCATGATTTCCTGGCGCCCGTCTTCCAGCACGACCGTGGCGACATTCACCAGCCGGCGCACCGGCGTCTCGTCGACCTCCACGCCGCGTGCGTGCAGGTCGGCCCGTTGCGCGTCGTCGAGCGGACACACGCCGTTGGTGAACAACGTCACCTGGCCCCAGTGCGGCAGCATCTGCGCCTGGTGCACCGACAGCGGGCCGCTGGCCAGCACGCCGATGCGGCCCTCGTTCAGTTCGTAGCCGTGGCAGTACGGGCAGTGGAACACGCTCTTGCCCCAGCGCTCGGCCAGGCCGTCGATGGGTGGCAGGTCGTCGCGCACGCCGGTGGCCAGCACGAGGCGCGCAGCGCGCACGGTGCCGGCACCGTCGAGGTCGACGACGAACGCATCACCATCCTGGCGGGCCGAGGTCGCCGTGCCGTCGTGCCAGGCCACGTTGGTATAGGCGGCGACGTTGGCGCGGCCCTCGGCGGCGATGTCGGCGGCCGGCTGGCCGTCGCGTGTCAGGAAGCCGTGCGAGTTGGCGGCGTAGCGGTTGCGGCGCTGGCCCGCGTCGACCACCAGGATGCGGCGCCGTGCGCGCGCCAGTTGCAGCGCGGCCGACAGGCCGGCGTAGCTGCCGCCGATGATGATGGCGTCATAGTGCGTTGTCGCTGCAGGTGTCGGTTCAGTCGTGCTCATGCTTTGGCCTCGTATGAAGGTGATTGTCGTAACGTCCGTTGAAGTCGCGCGACAGGTCGGCCAGGCTAACCTGGCCGAGGCGCTCGACCAGCAGCGCCTCGGCGTCGGCGAAGGCACTTTCGAGCGAGGCATTCACGACGCGCTCGACGAGGCATTCGCTGTGCTCGTTGCGGTTGCCCATCGCGAACACGGTGGGCGCGCCGACGGCATCGTAGACATCGCGCAGCGTGACCTGGGCCAGGTCGCACGTCACGGTCCAGCCGCCGCCATGGCCGCGCTCGGAGCTGATGTAGCCGCGCTCGCGCAGGCCGGCCAGCACGCGCCGTACCAGTACCGGATTGGTGCCGAGCATGCCGGCCATCTGCTCCGACGTCATCGGGCGGTCGCTGTGGGCCAGATGCAGCAGCACGTGGAGGACGGAAGAGAGTTTGCTGTCGCGTTTCATGTAACTAATGATAGTACAAAAACGGGCATCAGATCACGATGCGCTGGAAAAACAGCGATTTATGGCAGTTCGGTACGGGAAACGATGGGTTCGGCGGGTTTGGCGGAAGTGGACGGCAGCTTGAGGGTCGGCAGATACCACCACATGTACGTGCTCACGCAGGCGCCGATTACACCCATCATGATCAGGATTGCGATGCTGTCGAAGTGGCGTGACGACCATGCCATCGAGCCCCACAGCATCACGGTCGCGACGATCTTGCCCTTAAGCGGAATGCCATGGCCGGCCTCGAAATTGGCGATGTACTTGCCGAACACCCGGTGCCCGATCAGCCAGCGGTGCAGGCGCACCGAACCGCGCGCGAAACAGGCCGAGGCGAGCAGCAGGAAGGGCGTCGTCGGCAGTAGCGGCAGGAAGATACCGAGGATGCCCAGCAGTACAGCCAGCACGCCGAGGACGTTATAGAAAACTTTCATGGCGTTACTCTAGCACCCTCGGAACAAACTTGTCGAAATGACTACCCAGCATGCATCGACTGCAACTCACCCGCATGAAACGTAGTTGAACCGTATATTTTTACGCAACTTTAAATTCCTCTTTGCAACTTTTAACGCATAAATCAGTATAATGTCCAGTCCAACGACGGGCGCGTTTATTTGGCAGCACCAGGAATTGTTTTGACGCCCGGCTATCCATTCCATGTGTTGTCCGCCTGCTGCCTGGCTCGATCCGGCCGTCTTCCATGCCTTATCCCATGTCGTCCCATTCTTCCGTGGCCGTGTTCGGCGGCTACGTCAAGCGTCGCGTACTGCGCCACCTGCTGCTGTACCTTGCGCTGATGCTGCTGGTCGTCTGGGGCCTGGTCGCGGTCGAGCAGGCGCGCTTTGCCGAGCTGGCCGAAGCCGGGGGCAAGAACAATGTCCAGAACCTGTCGCGCGCATTTTCGGAAGAGGTCAAGGCCACCGTCGGGCTGATCGATTTGTCGCTGGTCCAGCTGCGCGGTACGTGGCAGCGCGATCCGGCCGATTTCGCACGAGATGTGGCCGAACACGCGCGCCATCTGCGCATGCCGATCCGGTTCACCGTCACCGATGCTGCGGGGCGGCTGCTGTATTCGGATGATGGCGCCGCGCCACCGGGCATGATGCTGGGTGAGGTGCGCCAGTTCGCCATCCACCGCACGCAGGATGGTGACCGGCTGTATGTCAGTCGCCCGGAAAAGCAGCGCGCTGGCGGGCAGTGGACAGTCCAGTTTACGCGCCCGATCCGTGATGCCGGCGGCCGCCTGACGGGCGTGATTGCTGCCTCGATGTCGCCAGCCTACTTCCTGCGCTTTTATGACAGCATCGAGCTCGGGCCGGATGCAACCGTGAGCCTCATGCGCCTGGACAATACGATCATCGCGCGCAGCTCGCGCACGGATGGCAATCGCCACATGGGAACCAGGCTCGCCAACCCGCCGCAAACGGCAGCGGCCGATGCGAGCGGCATGTTTCGCAAGACCAGCTCCCTCGATGGCATCGACCGTTTCTATGCCTGGCACAAGCTGCCGGACTACGGCCTGGTGGTCACGGTCGGCCAGGCCGTGCACGACGCCGAAGCGCGCTTCACCCAGCAACGCGCGATGATGCGCAATGTGGGTGTGGTCGTCTCGCTCGTGCTGGGCGTGCTGGGGTGGGCGGCGATCGGTGCTGCCGACCGGCGCCGGCGTGCGCTCAGGGCGCTGGCGGCAGCCGAGGCGCGCTGGAAACTGGCGCTGAACGCTGCCGGCGACGGCGTCTGGGATTGCGACATCACGCAAGGCACGGCGCTGCTCTCGCCCAGTGCGCAGCGCATCCTCGACAGCGAACACGCGACCGTCTCGTGGTTCGGCAGCAATGGCCTGGCCGAGCTGTTGCATCCGGACGAATTCGGGGCCGTGCGCGCGGCCTTGCGCGACCATATCGAGGGCGTGACACCCGACTACGCGATGGTGCACCGGATCCGCATGCGCGATGGCAGCTGGCGCTGGATCGAGGCGCGTGGCACCGTCACCGAGCGGGGCGAGCGCAATGAGCCGCTGCGCATGGTCGGCACGTTCTCGAACATCGACGCGCGCAAGCAGGAAGAAGAGCGCATGCGGCGCATGGCGCATGAAGACCCGCTGACGAAGCTGCCCAACCGCGTGCTGCTCGACGACCGCATGCATCAGGCGATCCGGGGCGCGGCGCGCGACGGCCACAAGACGGGCCTGATCTATTTTGATCTCGACAAGTTCAAGCCGGTCAACGACACGCACGGCCACGCGGTGGGCGATCGTCTGCTGCGCATGGTGGCCGAGCGCGTGCGCGGGGTGCTGCGTGAATCGGACACGCTGGCGCGGGTGGGCGGCGACGAATTCGCCGTGCTGCTGCCGCGCTGCGCGCAGGCCGGGGACACCGAACGCGTGGCCGCCGCCATCCTGGCCTGCCTGGAGCAACCGTTCATCGACGGCCCGCGCGAACTGAATATCTCCGGCAGCCTCGGTTACGCCTTGTATCCCGATTGCGGCGATGATGCCGAAGCGCTGCTGCACTGCGCCGACCTGGCGATGTACGACGCCAAGGCACATGGGCGCAACCGGATCTCGGGCAGCTACCGCACCCGCGTCGGCTGACAGCCGCCCGCCGGCATCACAGCAGCGCCCCAATGTCCGGCGCAGCCAGCGTCGGCAGCACATGCGCCGTATGGCGCGGCAGGTAAATCGTTACCGTGGTGCCGGCGTCCGGCTTGCTCGCCAGCCGGATCTGCCCGCCACTTTGGCGCACGAAGCCGTGCGCCATCGACAGTCCCAGCCCCGTCCCTTTGCCTTCCGGCTTGGTCGTGAAGAACGGCTCGAACGCGTGTTCCATGACCTCGGGCGGCATGCCGTGGCCCGTGTCGGCCACCGTGATCATCACATAGTCGCCCGGCGCCAGCTCGGGATCGAGCTGGCTGGCTGCAGCGTCGATCGTCACGTTTGCCAGCCGCAGCGCGATGTGGCCACCGCCGTCCATCGCATCGCGTGCATTGATGATGAGGTTGAGCAGCACGTGTTCGAGCTGGTTCGGGTCGACCAGCGTCGGCCACAGGTCGGGCGCGCTGCTGCGCTCGAGCGTGACGGCGTCGCTGGCGGCGCGCTGCAGCAGGCTGTCGCTGCGGTCGAGCAGCTCGGCCACGTTGACCACGCTCGGGTGCAGCGGCTGGCGCCGCGCGAACGCGAGCAGCTGGCCGGCCAGCTTCGAGCCGCGATCGACCGCATCGAGCACGTTGTGCAGGCGCTTGCGCGTGGGCGGACCATCGGCGCGCAGCATCAGCTGCACGTTGGCGCTGATGATGTGCAGGATGTTGTTGAAGTCGTGCGCCACGCCGCCAGTCAGCTTGCCGACCGCTTCGAGCTTTTGCGCGCGGTGCAGCGCCATCCGCGCTTCGACCAGGCGCGCCTGGCGCTGCAGCTCGCGTTCCTCGGCGGCCCGGCGCGACGTGATGTCGCGCACGAACACCGTGGCGCCGGCGCCGTCCGACGGCGGCAACAGCGCCACCGCCAGTTCGACCGGCACGCGCCGGCCGCTCGTGTGCAGCACCTCGGTCTCGGCCGGCTGGCCCGGCAGCGGGCCCACGCCACTCCTGGCGAAGGCGTCGAACGCGCTGCGGAAGGCCGCATGGCCCTCGGCGGGCAGCAATTCTTCGGCTGGACGGCCGATGGCGTCTTCGGCTTCCATGCCGAAGATCTGCGACGCCTGCGCGTTCCAGTCGGTCACGCGCCCCTGGCGGTCGAGCGCGACGAAGCCGTCGTAGGCGGTTTCGAGGATCACGCGGGTACGGCGGCCGTCGGCGGCGATGCGGTCGTGCGATTCGCGCAGTTCGAGCGTCATCGCGTGCGCCAGTTCCAGCGCGCGCCGGCGCGAGCTGGCCAGCAGCCAGACGATCAGGCTGGCCAGTGCGCCGAGCACGATGCCGGCGATGGCGATCATGCGCGGGCGGGCGGTGTCGAGCGTGGCGTCCAGCGCGGCGCCGGAGCCCATCCGCACGGTCCAGACACGGCCCGCGATCATCATCCGCGTGGTCGTGGAAAGGCGCGGCGCCGTGTGCGTGGCCACATTGGCCGACTGGTACAGCAGCGTGGCCGGTGAGAGGGTGTCGCCATCGTGGATGGTGACATCGAGTTCGGGCGCACTGACGCCGCCCACCCGGCGCATCAGGTCATTCACGCGAAACGGCGCGTAGATCCAGCCGGTCAGCGCGGCGCGGCGCTGCGCGACGTCGTCGATCAAACGGCCCGTGCGATACACGGGCAGGTACATCAGCACGCCCGACTCGGCGCTGCCATCGTCTTCCTGCACCAGTACCACCTTGCCGCTCAGGGTCGCCTGGCCGCTGTCGCGCGCTGCCAGCAGCGCCGCGCGGCGCGCCGGTTCGCTGGCCATGTCGAAACCGAATGCACGCAGGTTGCGCGCATTGAACGGCTCGATGTGCGAGATCACCGCAAGCACCGTCCCGCCGGCCGGATCGGCTGGCACCGGCTGTACGCGGTAATCGGGAAAGCCGTCGGCGCGCACCTGTGCCTCGTGCGCCGCCACGTCGCCGGGCGCCAGCCGGGTGGCGATGCCGAGCGCGCCGATGCCGGGGAAATTCTGGACCAGGTCCAGGCTCTGGTAATACTCGCCGAACACGGCGCGCGGCAGGTCGACCGAGCCGCGCAGGAAGCCGCGTGCGCTTTGCAGTACCTGCTCGTAGACGAGCATGCGCCGGCTGATGTTGTAGGTCATCGCGCGGGTGCGATAATCGAAGGCTTCGTGCAGCTGCGCCTCGGCGTTGCGTTGCGCGCTAGACCAGGCCGCCCAGGTCACCAGCAGCGTGATCACGAGCACCAGCAGCGCCATCAATAGGGGCGCGTGGCCGGCGGTGGGCGGCGGCGGTGAGGCAGGGGGGCGGGTAGGGGTTTGCTGCATGTCCTTGTGTAGTGCAGCCGTGGTGGCGCAGTAGGTGGGAGCGGTAAGGTCTCCACAGGATACGCACCCTCGCATTCACGGGGCGCACGCAACTTTGCTAATTTGTTAATGAGCTGCCGATCGGGCTCGTCCCTTGTTAATTTATTTTATGAAACATTCTAGCCCGAATCTTCTTTCTTGTAAGTACGTAGGTGCGATGTGAGGCAATTCTTGCATCGCCATCTGCCATTGACGGTGCTGGCCGCAGCGCTCGGCTTGACCGTGTTGTGGAGCATGCTGGCGCCGATCAAGGGCGGCAGTCACCAGTTGCTATTGGCGTTTCCACCCGGCGTGACGGTCAGTGGCATGGCCGTGCCCGGCGAAATCCGCCTGACGCGGGGCGTGCAGGATGTGCTGCTTCTACGCAACAGCGACCGGGTGCCGATCGTGTTCGGTCCGCTCAAGATTGCGCCCGGGCGCGATGTGCGCCTGCCATTCAGTGACGAAGGCATGTTCGAGTACGTGTGTCCACCGGTGCTGGGCAAGGTAGTGCGCGTGCACGTGGTGGCGGCACCCGGTCCCGGCTGGGCGCGCCTGGTCTGGCGCCTGGGCAGCCTGCGCCAGTGGGTGCGCTACCTGCCGCTGCGCTCGCCGTACGACTGATGGGCTGCGGCGGGGGCTCTGAGGCAGGGTAATTCGCAGCAGCCGTGGGCCCGGGCAATCGTGTCCCGTGTTGGCGACGATTCTGTCATCATAAACCCATGTCGACGATTTCCATGCCACTGTTCCCGCTCAGTACGGTGCTGTTTCCGGACGGGGTGCTGCCGCTGCAGGTGTTCGAGGTGCGCTACCTCGACATGATCAGCCGTTGCATCGTCGACGGCACGCCGTTCGGCGTCGTCCTGCTCACCAGCGGCCACGAGGTCCGCAAAGCCGACGCCCAGCAAGAACGCTTCGTGGCAGCCGGCACTATCGCCTCGGTCACCGAAACCACCGCCGAAACCCCGGGCCTGCTGCAGGTGCTGTGCCGTGGCGGAGCGCGTTTCAACGTCGTCACCGCCGAGCAGCGCGTCAACGGGCTGTGGGTGGCCGAAGCCGAACTGGCCGAAGACGACCAGATCGTGCGCATTCCGTCCGAGCTGCAGGGCGCCGCCGATGCGCTCGACCGCGTGCTCAATTCGCTGCACGAAGTCCCGCAGCACCGCTGGCCAGTGCAGCCGCCGTTCCGGCTGGACGACTGTGGCTGGGTCGCCAATCGCTGGTGCGAGCTATTGCCATTGCCCAACCAGCAAAAGCACAATATGCTGATGCTTGATAATCCCGTGATCCGGCTCGAACTGCTGCACGATGTCCTCGACGAACATGGGTTGATCACTTCCTAGCCGCTCATCGGGGTTCAGCCAGCATGACATTCTCGGACG
Encoded proteins:
- a CDS encoding ribonuclease Z — encoded protein: MEIIVLGTSAGTPTRQRNMSGLALRLRGARQWVLIDCAEGTQHRILRTPLSVMSLRAVFITHLHGDHCYGLPGLLASAAMAGRSDALTVVGPPPLRGMIEAIMVASQLSLPFPLVWLTPSDLAGDLADAPLMPELAVDATALSHGLPCWAYGFTEAAMAHHLDTEKLRADAVPASPLWGDLQKGRDVTLADGRFIKATDYLLPPRRARRIVVAGDNDRPELLATAAHGADVLVHEATYTEDVLQKIGPGPQHSSAMRVARFAEDAGVRNLVLTHFSPRYQDRGALPMSLLEDEARAQYNGNLILARDLDHYVLDRSGALTRTEQAPAGVRAAPSTSDRQPR
- a CDS encoding LON peptidase substrate-binding domain-containing protein; translation: MSTISMPLFPLSTVLFPDGVLPLQVFEVRYLDMISRCIVDGTPFGVVLLTSGHEVRKADAQQERFVAAGTIASVTETTAETPGLLQVLCRGGARFNVVTAEQRVNGLWVAEAELAEDDQIVRIPSELQGAADALDRVLNSLHEVPQHRWPVQPPFRLDDCGWVANRWCELLPLPNQQKHNMLMLDNPVIRLELLHDVLDEHGLITS
- a CDS encoding Rrf2 family transcriptional regulator; amino-acid sequence: MKRDSKLSSVLHVLLHLAHSDRPMTSEQMAGMLGTNPVLVRRVLAGLRERGYISSERGHGGGWTVTCDLAQVTLRDVYDAVGAPTVFAMGNRNEHSECLVERVVNASLESAFADAEALLVERLGQVSLADLSRDFNGRYDNHLHTRPKHEHD
- a CDS encoding CHASE domain-containing protein encodes the protein MRGCVSCGDLTAPTYCATTAALHKDMQQTPTRPPASPPPPTAGHAPLLMALLVLVITLLVTWAAWSSAQRNAEAQLHEAFDYRTRAMTYNISRRMLVYEQVLQSARGFLRGSVDLPRAVFGEYYQSLDLVQNFPGIGALGIATRLAPGDVAAHEAQVRADGFPDYRVQPVPADPAGGTVLAVISHIEPFNARNLRAFGFDMASEPARRAALLAARDSGQATLSGKVVLVQEDDGSAESGVLMYLPVYRTGRLIDDVAQRRAALTGWIYAPFRVNDLMRRVGGVSAPELDVTIHDGDTLSPATLLYQSANVATHTAPRLSTTTRMMIAGRVWTVRMGSGAALDATLDTARPRMIAIAGIVLGALASLIVWLLASSRRRALELAHAMTLELRESHDRIAADGRRTRVILETAYDGFVALDRQGRVTDWNAQASQIFGMEAEDAIGRPAEELLPAEGHAAFRSAFDAFARSGVGPLPGQPAETEVLHTSGRRVPVELAVALLPPSDGAGATVFVRDITSRRAAEERELQRQARLVEARMALHRAQKLEAVGKLTGGVAHDFNNILHIISANVQLMLRADGPPTRKRLHNVLDAVDRGSKLAGQLLAFARRQPLHPSVVNVAELLDRSDSLLQRAASDAVTLERSSAPDLWPTLVDPNQLEHVLLNLIINARDAMDGGGHIALRLANVTIDAAASQLDPELAPGDYVMITVADTGHGMPPEVMEHAFEPFFTTKPEGKGTGLGLSMAHGFVRQSGGQIRLASKPDAGTTVTIYLPRHTAHVLPTLAAPDIGALL
- a CDS encoding YbaN family protein — encoded protein: MKVFYNVLGVLAVLLGILGIFLPLLPTTPFLLLASACFARGSVRLHRWLIGHRVFGKYIANFEAGHGIPLKGKIVATVMLWGSMAWSSRHFDSIAILIMMGVIGACVSTYMWWYLPTLKLPSTSAKPAEPIVSRTELP
- a CDS encoding diguanylate cyclase, whose protein sequence is MPYPMSSHSSVAVFGGYVKRRVLRHLLLYLALMLLVVWGLVAVEQARFAELAEAGGKNNVQNLSRAFSEEVKATVGLIDLSLVQLRGTWQRDPADFARDVAEHARHLRMPIRFTVTDAAGRLLYSDDGAAPPGMMLGEVRQFAIHRTQDGDRLYVSRPEKQRAGGQWTVQFTRPIRDAGGRLTGVIAASMSPAYFLRFYDSIELGPDATVSLMRLDNTIIARSSRTDGNRHMGTRLANPPQTAAADASGMFRKTSSLDGIDRFYAWHKLPDYGLVVTVGQAVHDAEARFTQQRAMMRNVGVVVSLVLGVLGWAAIGAADRRRRALRALAAAEARWKLALNAAGDGVWDCDITQGTALLSPSAQRILDSEHATVSWFGSNGLAELLHPDEFGAVRAALRDHIEGVTPDYAMVHRIRMRDGSWRWIEARGTVTERGERNEPLRMVGTFSNIDARKQEEERMRRMAHEDPLTKLPNRVLLDDRMHQAIRGAARDGHKTGLIYFDLDKFKPVNDTHGHAVGDRLLRMVAERVRGVLRESDTLARVGGDEFAVLLPRCAQAGDTERVAAAILACLEQPFIDGPRELNISGSLGYALYPDCGDDAEALLHCADLAMYDAKAHGRNRISGSYRTRVG
- a CDS encoding NAD(P)/FAD-dependent oxidoreductase, which translates into the protein MSTTEPTPAATTHYDAIIIGGSYAGLSAALQLARARRRILVVDAGQRRNRYAANSHGFLTRDGQPAADIAAEGRANVAAYTNVAWHDGTATSARQDGDAFVVDLDGAGTVRAARLVLATGVRDDLPPIDGLAERWGKSVFHCPYCHGYELNEGRIGVLASGPLSVHQAQMLPHWGQVTLFTNGVCPLDDAQRADLHARGVEVDETPVRRLVNVATVVLEDGRQEIMSGLFTYGRVHMASPIAEQLGCAFEQGPLGPFIRTDDSRQTTVPAVFAAGDAMRAASTVALSVADGAMAGVGAHRSLLFGVTPFAAPMMPVAASTPPAGTRE